The following is a genomic window from Streptomyces lincolnensis.
CGGCACCCGCACCGGGCGCTTCATCCGCCGGTTGAACTGGATGCCGTCCGGACGGGCCATGGAGCGGACCATCCAGCGGTACGGCTCGACCGAACAGTGCGCGGTCGACGGGATGAGGATCGCCCGGCGGTACGTCTCCACCGCCTCGTCGTCCGGCAGGCGCGGCCCCGACCAGTCCCGGATGAGACGGGCGACGAGCGCGCCGTCGTCCGCGGTCAGCTGCCGCTCGGGCACCCAGGGGCGCTGGAACCCCCAGATGTAGGACCCGGCGCGCGTCTGCTTGACGTCGGAGAGCATCGCCGAGCGCCAGCGCCGGGGGTGCGGCATCGAGGCGACGGTGAGCCGTCGTACGAGCTTCGGGCGCATCGCGGCCGCCGTCCACGCCAGATAGCCGCCCAGGTCGTGGCCGACCAGCGCGGCGTCCGGCTCGCCGAGGGAGCGGATCACGCCGGTGATGTCGAGGGCGAGGTTGGCCGGGTCGTACCCGCGCGGAGTGCGGTCGCTGCCGCCGACACCGCGCAGGTCCATGGCCACGGCCCGGAAGCCCGCGTCGGCGAGTGCCGGGAGCTGGTGCCGCCAGGTCCACCAGAACTGCGGGAAGCCGTGCAGCAGCAGCACCAGCGGCCCGTCGCCCAGCTCGGCGATGTGGAAGCGCGCCCCGTTGGCGGCGACCTCCCGGTGGGTCACCTTTCTCCCGCCCGGGAGGACGTCCGGTCGTACGACCGAAGCGGGCTGGGCCAAAGGTGTGGCGGGATCCGTCATGACGACGAGCGTGCCACAGCCTCGATGGCCTTCGCGTCCCGGACCCGCTCCTCCAGCACCTTGTTGTCGGACCGCGGGTGCGGCTTGGCGTTCTGGAGGACGCCCGCCGTCTCCTTCATGGAGGCGGCGACCTTCTGCGGGCCCTTGCCCTTCTTCGCCTTCTTGGCGAAGACGACGCCGATCAGGCCGAGGAGGAGGGCGATCAGGACGTTCGCCGCGAAGGACAGCAGGAAGCACCAGCCGAGGTTCCAGCCGCCCTCGCCGTTGTGACCGCCTGTCCAGGCCTGGATGCCGTACGCCAGGGCGAAGTTCAGCATCGGCAGGGAGAACACGAGGATCGCGCCCGCCACGGTGAACGCGCCGCCGCTCGTGGCGCCCCGCTTCACGTCCTGCTTGAGCTGTGCCTTCGCCAGGGCGATCTCGTCGTGCACCAGTGCGGACATCTCGGTCGTCGCCGAGGCGAACAACTGGCCGATACTGCGTTCGGCGCCGACCGGGCTGCCGTCGGGTGCGCTCATCGCGGTCTCCCTACTTCCGACCAAGTGCGTATGGTCTTGTCTTTTGTACCGTCCCGTCAGATCATGCCGGACGGTCGTCCTCATCGCTTGCCCCGCCCGCCACTTCGGCAAGCGGGTCGCGCTCGGCGGCCTTCCGTTCGGCGATCCGGCGGTGCTCGGCGGCCTTGTGCTCGTAGATCTCGGCCATCCTCAGGTGGTACGCCGGATCATCCTCCTCGTAGATGTCCGGCACGCCGCTGCGGTCGTCGTCGCGCTCCTCCGCCTCGACCAGACGGCGGTACTTGGCGTTCCGTATCTTCAGCAGAGCCGTCGCCAGAACGGCCGCGATGAGGGAGCCCGTCAGTACGGCCGCCTTGACCTCGTCCGTCAGGGCGGCGTCGCCGTCAAAGGCGAGCTCGCCGATGAGCAGCGAGACGGTGAACCCGATGCCGGCCAGGGTCGCCACCGCGAAGACGTCCGCCCATTCCAGGTCCTCGCTCAGCGATGCCCGGGTGAAGCGGGCCGTGAGCCAGGTCCCGCCGAAGATGCCGAGCGCCTTGCCGAGGACGAGCCCGAGGACCACCCCGAGCGTCTCCGGTTTGGTGAACACGTCCCCGAGCGCGCCCCCGGAGATGGAGACACCGGCGCTGAACAGCGCGAACAGCGGTACGGCCAAGCCCGCCGACAACGGCCGTACGAGATGTT
Proteins encoded in this region:
- a CDS encoding alpha/beta fold hydrolase translates to MTDPATPLAQPASVVRPDVLPGGRKVTHREVAANGARFHIAELGDGPLVLLLHGFPQFWWTWRHQLPALADAGFRAVAMDLRGVGGSDRTPRGYDPANLALDITGVIRSLGEPDAALVGHDLGGYLAWTAAAMRPKLVRRLTVASMPHPRRWRSAMLSDVKQTRAGSYIWGFQRPWVPERQLTADDGALVARLIRDWSGPRLPDDEAVETYRRAILIPSTAHCSVEPYRWMVRSMARPDGIQFNRRMKRPVRVPTLHLHGSLDPVMRTRSAAGSGEYVEAPYRWRLFDGLGHFPHEEDPVAFSTELINWLKDPEPDR
- a CDS encoding phage holin family protein — protein: MSAPDGSPVGAERSIGQLFASATTEMSALVHDEIALAKAQLKQDVKRGATSGGAFTVAGAILVFSLPMLNFALAYGIQAWTGGHNGEGGWNLGWCFLLSFAANVLIALLLGLIGVVFAKKAKKGKGPQKVAASMKETAGVLQNAKPHPRSDNKVLEERVRDAKAIEAVARSSS